ATTTAGCTGCCGTTATGTAGGATCTAAATATACCAGGCCCTAAGTCTATTAGCAGTTACAGGAAGATCTGTGGTGAAGACATCTAGACAAAGACCCCATAATAGTAAACAGGAAGTAAACCAGCCACATCTGTTGTGCTGTACAACTGAGAACTTATAGAAGCTATACAGAAGAAGACGCTTCACCAGGTTGACAACATGATCTCTTACAGCTCTAAAGTCCTGTTTTATGCCCTGATCTCAGCTGTACTCTTCCTTCCTCTGGATGCTGATTGTAAGTTACCTTCACTGCTAGACTAAGATGTGATAGACTATATGGGTCCGTCATGAAGATTGAGTGTAAATGCGTAACTGTGACAATTACTCGTGTCGAGATGTCATCATCTtcatgtaatttgttttttataatgaAGGATCAACTGACCATCTGGGACTGAAATTTCAATGCTCTAAGAGTGCCCCATTGTGGTCAGATAATTAAAACCCAAGTTAATCATAAAGCAAGTTATGCCATGATTTTTAGTTTCAAGCATCCAGGATCCTGATGTGAGAGAAGCGCCTGCGTAGCACACCATTAGATTAAATAATGTAGTTATTATTGGATAAGTGCTGTAGTATTTGCGCTGTAAATTCTGTAGCAGTGGCTCacatgtgtgttttaaataatccaTGAAAATGATGGTGCTCATGTGGCAGAATCTTTATTTCATATAGCCAAAACACTTTGAGGTAGCGTGGCTTAGTTAGTGATCCATATATTTCTGCTGCAGAGTTAAATTTAAAGCAGCCGTACATATCCATGCATCATGCATACATATCTGGTCATACGATGATAATTCTGTTCTCTGCTACAGGGGCGACTCATGTTGCAAACAACAGTAACAACAGTAACAACAGTTAAAAATTGCCCAATGGCAAAAGTAAGGAAAGTTTATATTGGTATCCTCCTTTATACGTATCTATTGCTTGCTTCATGCTTTCCTACATCCATTTTGTACTGTAAGCAAACCATTTCATAACAATATACATTGTACATAAGTATTTTCATAGTTTATGGTGATAAATACTCGTATAAATGCTAAAATCTTACATATACTTTAATTCAACCGtacattattttctgaaaacattgtACTAAAGTAATTATTTTGGAGGAAATGTTGGTCATGCCATCAACATCAAAGTTAATGGTGAGTGATTTTCTAGTTTTCTCATCTCTAATAATGCTACGAGTAATTTTTGACCGAAGCAGTCTTACATATGCATGAATACATCAAGCATACATATTGAGATGACAATATATCAATGTGAAAATGGAGGCACTGTGAGCCATGCCATTAACATCACTGTTATTGATAGGTAGTTGGTGCATATATCAGGGATCAGAGGCAGTAAACTAAATTACTAAATCACTAAAACCGTAAGTATGCATAAACTCCAAAGATTACAGTAGCACACTTTTATTTCCAAATCTTTAACTGTGAGTATTTATAGTTATAAATCTTAATAAATTGGGTTCTACAACTCATCAGATCTGGTAGGAAGCACAGACGCCCCCTCGGATTATCGTTAAATTGATTTATAACAGTGCTGGAAACtgaatacttttgtttttacgTTTTATGGTTGGATGTGTTTCTCGACAGCACAACAAAGTTATTTTACCAATTATTAATGTTTCAACCTTAGTTATAtaaattaacatgttttacagGAAATACTGAGACCACAACAACGGCAGGTTTTCAGCTGTGGACAAGTTCAACCTCAGGTTAGAAACTTCTACTTTCTGCTGCTGTTCTGCAAATCTTATCTGGTTTATATTTTCTCTGAAAGTTGTCCTGATCCAACAAATGTTTCTCTGATGCTGATTTATATGTCCTCTTTTCTCTTGCAGAGAGCGCCGTGGCTCAGGACTTTTTTTGGCCTTATATGTACCGTGTTTTTGGAATCGGGGCTTTTTTCATTGCAGTGATAACCATATGTGTTATATCACAGACAGCACTTAAAGGTGAGACTTTATGATGTTTAATCACTAACATATAAAagttaaaactgttaaaattacTATATTCCACTAATGAAGAATAATTATGAATGTTATTATTAAATGCTATTGAATGGTTATTAAACGTTATCATGATTTTGGAAGCAGTAACTGATGCAAATTTATATCAATTTTGCAGGAAGATGCAGGAAGAAAGCTGATCCCCAGTCTTCTGATCAAATCTATGAAAATGTTAATCTCTGATGCCGATGTGCTAAGATTAATTAATAATATCAGTGCTATTGCAATATTGCCATTGCAACCTATCTTACCTTTAATAGAAACACATtagctgaaaaattaaatgtaaatttatttttctgttaattctgcatgaaaataaaatgtggctGCTGCAGGGAAAAAAGTGCTCTGTGATTTCTGCACCATGTGAACCTGAATTCTGCAGATGCAACGTCACAGTAAAACCTACCAGCACCTTACACTGTGATCAGGTATGAACTGTTAAATCTGTAGCAAAAGATCAGCCTCTGTTGTCATGTTCCTGCTGCTGAAGAAGACTGTAAAACGACCTGCAGTCAAGTTAACTTACTTGATTAAAATATACTTTGAGTAAGTTAGCATGTTTGAAAGGCAGGTGGAAACCGACATGCAAAAACCTCTGCAGTCATTGTGACGTGAAGAAGACAGAGGTACAATGACAGAAGACAGAGAGTGAGAGCCTTCTGTGTTCATGTTAACAAGactgtcagaaataaaaatagtagaGATATCATCTATCCAGAAATGCCATATTGCAGCTGAAACATTATAATTCTAGCGCACCATCACTTTATGGGACATTTTATAATTACTATTATCTCCAGCTCCATGACTTCAAACTTCATCTTTATATTATGGCCACTTTGCTCTCCCAAACTGTCCATGATGACATTTAGAAGCACATGCAAACTTCTCATTCAAATAGAGCGGTCTGTACCACTTTGAACTTGTTATTTGCCCAAGCAATCTTAGCTAATTCCCTGCAACACACCCACTAACTGCATGTACAATTTAGCTGCCGTTATGTAGGATCTAAATATACCAGGCCCTAAGTCTATTAGCAGTTACAGGAAGATCTGTGGTGAAGACATCTAGACAAAGACCCCATAATAGTAAACAGGAAGTAAACCAGCCACATCTGTTGTGCTGTACAACTGAGAACTTATAGAAGCTATACAAAAGAAGACGCTTCACCAGGTTGACAACATGATCTCTTACAGCTCTAAAGTCCTGCTTTATGCCCTGATCTCAGCTGTACTCTTCCTTCCTCTGGATGCTGATTGTAAGTTACCTTCACTGCTAGACTAAGATGTGCTAGATTGTATGGGTCCGTCATGAAGATTGAgtgtaaatgtgattttttcttttttggtttaAATACCTACGAAATAAAGAGAGGCACTAAATAACAACTAATTTCTTTAGCACAGCTAAGATAATATCAGAGGCTTTAAAACATACTAAAGATTTTCCACATCACACACAGCGCTTTACAGTTCTGCAGTTAAATAGACGATGCAAAGCAGCCTTGAAACGTTACAGTTTAAAATTAGACATGAAGCTGGATGGCAGATCTTTGATGCTATGTTGCAAAACTGAACtaataattcatatttttgttacatatttatatttatacaatTTGCATTAAGAGATATTTTACATAAAGCTACTGTCACTCTGTTCCCTGTCTTGCCTTAAACAGTAGTGTTTTAGGTGTGTCTAAACATGAGGAAATGAACAGCATTGTTTGACGCTCTTATGTTCCGATGCGTTTATTATGATCATTTGTTAGGGATACACAGAGTCAAACTGTGAAAGTTACTCGTGTCGAAACGTCATCATCTTCatgtaatttttcttttataataaaGGATCAACTGACCATCTGGGACTGAAATTTCAATGCTCTAAGAGTGCCCCATTGTAGTTAGATAATTAAAACCCAAGTTAATCATAAAGCAAGTTATGCCATGATTTTTAGTTTCAAGCATCCAGGATCCTGATGTGAGAGAAGCGCCTGCGTAGCACACCATTAGATTAAATAATGTAGTTATTATTGGATAAGTGCTGTAGTATTTGCGCTGTAAATTCTGTAGCAGTGGCTCacatgtgtgttttaaataatccaTGAAAATGATGGTGCTCATGTGGCAGAATCTTTATTTCATATAGCCAAAACACTTTGAGGTAGCGTGGCTTAGTTAGTGATCCATATATTTCTGCTGCAGAGTTATATGTATAGAAAGGAGATGATAAAGCACTATTTTCCAATGGCATTGTGTCTTCCAACATTGACATGGAAGTCTGATTCAAAATACTGTATATACAATACTGTGTAGTTGAAAGAGTGAATGTCAGCAggggttttgtttgtattataGTCCTTCATTCTGAAGGTAAAACATCGTTGGCAAAAATGAGCAAAGAATGATTCACAGTTTTCAGTAGtaggtgtctttttttttttttagcattttgaaCATAAAAAGTCCAACATCCTGGCTACTTTTTCCCAAATAGCCATATTCGttaattttacaaaaatttACTCTTTATGTCAATGATTAATTGTTTAATGGTCAAGCCAAAAATCAACCAGTGTTCTGGTTCTTCAGTGCTTTTTCAAACTGAATATGATGGACAGAGCTACATCATTTTAAATTTCACCCTTTTCAAATATCAAATTAGTTCcaacttttaaattattatgtTAGGGTGTAAAGTGTGTTTTAAATGGAGGGGGGTGAATACTTGTAGTGAGGTGTGAATACTTGCTGAGGGACCAAAACAGCGGCCAGCTGCATTGCGTGAGACGATTCTGACACAGACTTAGAGGCACACGCTTTGATCCAGGATCTGAGCCTCATACATCaaactgttaaaataataaaactgtctGAACAGCAACAGGGATCAAAATTAGCCTGAAGCAGAGACATAATGAAGATTCCAGCCaccacattttaaaatcaatcattgtaattttcttttatgtCATCCATTGTATAAAACTTGTATGCACTGAATGAGACAATTTATAGAtaaaccaaattatttatataatcttatgtcaaatgttttcttgtgCTTTAGATGAAGACTGCACAACAGAACTACTAGTTCGCCGGAACACAATTTATGAAGTGTTTCCTGGACAACAACTCAGGATCGATTGCCCAGTTGTGTTCTGCAACTTTCCACCACCACCAGTCTCTTGGTATAAAATGGAGGAAAAATTTGTTCGCCTCCATGTCAACAATAAAAATCACATCACAGTAGGATGGGAAATATGGAATTCATCGAGAGGGAAATCCTACTTGCTCTTTAAAAACGTTGTCAAAAGTGACTCAGGTATTTATCAgtgtgaaactggaggaaatgTTGGTCATGCCATCAACATCACTGTTAATGGTGAGTGATTTTCCAGTTTTCTCATCTCTAATAATGCTACGAGTAATTTTTGATGAACGCATTCTTACATATGCATGCATACATCATGCATACATATTTGGTGATGAGATGACAATATATCAATGTGAAAATGGAGGCACTGTGAGCCATGCCATCAACATCACTGTTAGTGATAGGAAGTTGGTGCATATATCAGGGATCAGAGGCAGTAAACTAAATTACTAAATCACTAAAACCATAAGTATGCATAAACTCCAATTGCAGTAGCACACTTTTGTTTCCAAATCTTTAACTGTGAGTATTTACAGTTATAAATCTTAATAAATTGGGTTCTACAACTCATCAGATCTGGTAGGAAGCACAGACGCCCCCTCGGATTATCGTTAAATTGATTTATAACAGTGCTGGAAACtgaatacttttgtttttacgTTTTATGGTTGGATGTGTTTCTCAACAGCACAACAAAGTTATTTTACCAATTATTAATGTTTCAACCTTAGTTATAtaaattaacatgttttacagGAAATACTGAGACCACAACAACGGCAGGTTTTCAGCTGTGGACAAGTTCAACCTCAAGTTAGAAACTTCTACTTCCTGCTGCTGTTCTGCAAATCTTATCTGGTTTATATTTTCTCTGAAAGACGTCCTAATCCAACAAATGTTTCTCTGATGCTGATTTATATGTCCTCTTTTCTCTTGCAGAGAGCGCCGTGGCTCAGGACATTTTTTGGCCTTATATGTACTGTCTTTTTGGAATCGGGGCTTTTTTCATTGCAGTGATAACCATACGTGTTATATCACAGACAGCACTTAAAGGTGAGACTTTATGATGTTTAATcactaaaacataaaagttaaaaCTGATAAAATTACTATATTCCACTAATGAAGAAGAATTATGAATGTTATTATTAAATGCTATTGAATggttattaaaagttatcatGATTTTGGAAACAGTAACTGATGCAAATTTATATCGATTTTGCAGGAAGATGCAGGAAGAAAGCTGATCCCCAGTCTTCTGATCAAATCTATGAAAATGTTAATCTCTGATGCCGATGTGCTAAGATCAATTAATAATATCAGTGCTATTGCAATATTGCCATTGCAACCTATCTTACCTTTAATAGAAACATATTAgatgaaaaattaaatgtaaattcatttttctgttaattctgcatgaaaataaaatgtggctGCTGCAGGGAAAAAAGTGCTCTGTGATTTCTGCACCATGTGAACCTGAATTCTGCAGATGCAACGTCACAGTAAAACCTACCAGCACCTTACACTGTGATCAGGTATGAACTGTTAAATCTGTAGCAAAAGATCAGCCTCTGTTGTCATGTTCCTGCTGCTGAAGAAGACTGTAAAACGACCTGCAGTCTGGTGGTTCTGACTCTGACGGGAACTAGATTAGGTTTTCATTCATGGTGCAGGAAGGTGCAGGAACACAGCAAATCTGTGTCACCAACCAAATATTtgtcaaaatatttttgctCATACATCAATCtgataaaatattgtaaaatattaatactaCTACAGCTGCGTGCTGCAGAATAACACTTGCACCAATGCCATTGTTGTGAAGTATTGCTAACTTAGAGTAAcatacatattttaatttagttGTAAAAATATATCTACATAAATCTGACTCACATCTTTGCTGTCAGTGTCTTCTGCAGAGTATGTTTGGTAGATGTTGTGTAAATGATCAATAGAACACAAGTTACTTTGTTTTGTGCTCTTAAATGGCTGCAATTCAAACAGTACTGATTGCAAAATGAAAGTGCATTTGTTTAATCTGTAGACTGCCGGCAAAATTTGAAATGGTTTTTATTCTCATCCAGGTAGCTTGCTTTATTAAAATGAGTTTAACTGTTTATTGTGGAGTCTTTAACTTTGAAAGATCTTTTCATcctttacaaaagaaaaacattaacaatgatAGAATCATTAAAGAGCTGTTTAGCCAATTGTTGTCTTCCACTGAAGTATTTTTAAGATTCTGCTTCCTGAATTTATCAATTTAAAGTAGCGTATTGTAGGCTTAGTGGTTTAAATTTAGATCAAACATGGGTCTACCAGCTGACTTTTAGGTGAcaatcaaaagaaaaagaatagaTGCTAGCTAAAACAAAGTCAGACCTTCGCCCATAGATGGAAACTTTTTTCTATTCAAGCAAATCATATGATCATATTTCCCACCTTGAATCCAGGAAGCAACACCTTTCAGTTCAGACTGAAACCATCTGTAGTCTCATGAAACaaccaaaccaaaaacaaccCCCCCtcccataaaaaaaataaaagccacaaaGCAACGTCTGAAAATGTCTGTATATGAGAAACTTTACTAAAGCAGAAACATAAAGtattatttaaaagtaaacaggaaactgaggagatagaataaataaaactttagtGTCAAACTTGAAAGTCTgtatttaaaaatgggaaaacattTGCATATAACCACATTTGATTTATAACTAAATCAAAGTGGGGACGTAACCCCAAAAATAATAAGATAAGATTTTCTGTCTACTCCATTGAACAGCATCAGAAACTGCCACGGGAAAACATCCTGCAGCCGTGATCACACCACAAAAAGCATCCGATTTCTGGTTAATGTGGCCAAAAGTAGAATCAAAACAGACTTTTAAAAAGAGTTGGATGTGAATTGCAGGGCTGTGAGAAG
This DNA window, taken from Girardinichthys multiradiatus isolate DD_20200921_A chromosome 24, DD_fGirMul_XY1, whole genome shotgun sequence, encodes the following:
- the LOC124861302 gene encoding uncharacterized protein LOC124861302 isoform X1 gives rise to the protein MISYSSKVLFYALISAVLFLPLDADYEDCTTELLVRRNTIYEVFPGQQLRIDCPVVFCNFPPPPVSWYKMEEKFVRLHVNNKNHITVGWEIWNSSRGKSYLLFKNVVKSDSGIYQCETGGNVGHAINITVNGNTETTTTAGFQLWTSSTSKSAVAQDIFWPYMYCLFGIGAFFIAVITIRVISQTALKGRCRKKADPQSSDQIYENVNL
- the LOC124861302 gene encoding uncharacterized protein LOC124861302 isoform X2, translated to MISYSSKVLLYALISAVLFLPLDADYEDCTTELLVRRNTIYEVFPGQQLRIDCPVVFCNFPPPPVSWYKMEEKFVRLHVNNKNHITVGWEIWNSSRGKSYLLFKNVVKSDSGIYQCETGGNVGHAINITVNGNTETTTTAGFQLWTSSTSKSAVAQDIFWPYMYCLFGIGAFFIAVITIRVISQTALKGRCRKKADPQSSDQIYENVNL